One Argiope bruennichi chromosome 5, qqArgBrue1.1, whole genome shotgun sequence DNA segment encodes these proteins:
- the LOC129968191 gene encoding defective chorion protein, FC106 isoform-like, whose protein sequence is MQCRENVQENETFMQCREIVQENETFMQCRENVQENETFMQGRENVQENETFMQGRENAQENETFMQCRENVQENETSMQCRENVQENETSMQCRENVQENETFMQCRENVQENETIMQGRENAQENETFMQGRENVQENETFMQGRENVQENETFMQGRENVQENETFMQCRENVQENETSMQCRENVQENETSMQCRENVQENETFMQSKGLVK, encoded by the coding sequence atgcAATGTAGAGAAAATGtgcaagaaaatgaaacatttatgcaATGTAGAGAAATTGtccaagaaaatgaaacatttatgcaATGTAGAGAAAATGtccaagaaaatgaaacatttatgcaAGGTAGAGAAAATGtccaagaaaatgaaacatttatgcaAGGTAGAGAAAATGCccaagaaaatgaaacatttatgcaATGTAGAGAAAATGTCCAAGAAAATGAAACATCTATGCAATGTAGAGAAAATGTCCAAGAAAATGAAACATCTATGCAATGTAGAGAAAATGtccaagaaaatgaaacatttatgcaATGTAGAGAAAATGtccaagaaaatgaaacaattatgcaAGGTAGAGAAAATGCccaagaaaatgaaacatttatgcaAGGTAGAGAAAATGtccaagaaaatgaaacatttatgcaAGGTAGAGAAAATGtccaagaaaatgaaacatttatgcaAGGTAGAGAAAATGtccaagaaaatgaaacatttatgcaATGTAGAGAAAATGTCCAAGAAAATGAAACATCTATGCAATGTAGAGAAAATGTCCAAGAAAATGAAACATCTATGCAATGTAGAGAAAATGtccaagaaaatgaaacatttatgcaATCTAAAGGTCTTGTAAAATGA